The Spartinivicinus poritis genome contains a region encoding:
- a CDS encoding methyltransferase has protein sequence MNHLTTVWHSLELNRYPKQKNETLRAWDAADEYLLSYLHEQNIQGHCLIINDGFGALSANLHQLSPTVMTDSFLSQQSIIANSQANQLTSPTILPLTEPLEKPRDYFKTIIIKIPKTLALLEAALLKIRPLINSDTLIIAAGMVKYIQASMVECIQQLIGPTKPSLAKKKARLIHITPDQSILTANVKNPYPKELCVELPSGNRKLNLINFANVFGQHKLDIGSRFFLENLASEHEPQQIIDLGCGNGLLAMATYQHHPDSQFTLVDESFSAVASAKAGWSSNKLPEDQARFVVNDCLTSFANNSADYIVCNPPFHQQHTVGDHIAWRMFSQAKQVLQQGGELRIIGNRHLGYHIKLKRLFGNVQMLANNSKFVILQAVKR, from the coding sequence ATGAATCACTTAACTACTGTCTGGCACAGCTTAGAACTTAATCGCTATCCAAAACAAAAAAATGAAACGCTTAGAGCCTGGGATGCAGCAGATGAATACTTGCTTAGCTATTTGCATGAGCAAAATATTCAAGGGCATTGTTTAATTATCAATGATGGTTTTGGAGCACTAAGTGCTAACCTGCATCAACTCAGTCCAACAGTGATGACTGACTCTTTCCTCAGTCAGCAAAGCATCATAGCCAATAGCCAAGCAAACCAACTTACCAGCCCTACAATCTTGCCGCTAACCGAGCCTCTTGAAAAACCACGCGATTATTTTAAAACCATCATTATCAAAATACCCAAAACCTTAGCATTATTAGAGGCCGCTTTACTTAAAATTAGACCACTGATTAATTCCGATACACTAATCATTGCAGCAGGAATGGTTAAATACATCCAGGCAAGCATGGTCGAATGTATTCAACAATTAATTGGTCCAACCAAGCCTTCATTAGCCAAGAAAAAAGCCCGACTGATACACATCACCCCTGATCAATCCATATTAACAGCCAATGTTAAAAACCCGTATCCCAAGGAACTGTGTGTTGAGCTGCCTAGTGGCAACAGAAAACTCAACCTCATCAACTTTGCCAATGTATTTGGACAGCATAAACTGGACATTGGCAGCCGCTTTTTTCTGGAAAACCTAGCAAGTGAGCATGAGCCACAGCAGATTATCGATTTAGGTTGTGGCAACGGTTTACTGGCAATGGCTACTTATCAACACCACCCAGACTCGCAATTTACCCTGGTTGACGAATCCTTTTCTGCAGTTGCTTCTGCCAAAGCTGGCTGGTCAAGCAATAAGTTACCTGAAGACCAAGCCCGCTTTGTTGTTAATGACTGTTTAACTAGTTTTGCAAACAACAGTGCTGACTATATTGTTTGTAACCCACCTTTCCACCAGCAGCATACTGTGGGTGATCATATTGCATGGCGAATGTTCAGCCAGGCCAAGCAAGTTCTACAACAAGGTGGTGAGTTAAGAATTATTGGTAACCGACATCTGGGTTATCACATTAAATTGAAGCGGTTGTTTGGTAATGTCCAAATGTTGGCCAATAACAGTAAGTTTGTAATCTTACAAGCTGTTAAAAGATAG
- the hutU gene encoding urocanate hydratase → MSRVDKTRKIKAATGTKLTAKSWLTEAALRMLMNNLDPEVAEKPEELVVYGGIGRAARNWECYDKIVEVLTRLENDESLLIQSGKPVGVFKTHPDAPRVLIANSNLVPHWANWEHFNELDKQGLMMYGQMTAGSWVYIGSQGIVQGTYETFVAVGNKHFSGDLTGKWILTAGLGGMGGAQPLAATMAGASMLAVECDESRIDKRLETRYLDYKVNNLDEALQMMNDATKQGKAISVGLLGNAADIFPELVARGVTPDVVTDQTSAHDPLNGYLPKDWSLEYADEMRQQDPQAVVKAAKASMAIHVKAMLTLQEKGAATLDYGNNIRQMAYEEGVENAFDFPGFVPAYIRPLFCEGIGPFRWAALSGDPEDIYKTDAKVKELIPDNPHLHNWLDMAREKIQFQGLPARICWVGLKDRARLAQAFNDMVASGELKAPVVIGRDHLDSGSVASPNRETEGMLDGSDAVSDWPLLNALLNTAGGATWVSLHHGGGVGMGFSQHAGVVIVADGTQEAKARLGRVLWNDPGTGVMRHADAGYQIAVDCAKANGLDLPMLEVTVNSKHAE, encoded by the coding sequence ATGAGTAGAGTAGATAAAACCAGAAAAATTAAAGCAGCAACCGGTACAAAATTAACAGCCAAAAGCTGGCTCACTGAAGCGGCTTTACGAATGCTAATGAATAACCTTGATCCAGAGGTAGCAGAAAAACCAGAAGAGTTAGTCGTTTATGGCGGGATTGGTCGTGCTGCCCGTAATTGGGAGTGCTACGACAAAATCGTTGAAGTGCTGACCCGTTTGGAAAATGATGAGTCATTATTAATTCAATCTGGTAAACCAGTTGGGGTTTTTAAAACCCATCCTGATGCCCCGCGGGTATTAATTGCCAATTCTAATTTAGTGCCCCACTGGGCTAACTGGGAACACTTTAATGAGTTGGATAAACAAGGGCTCATGATGTATGGCCAAATGACCGCAGGCTCATGGGTGTATATCGGTTCTCAGGGTATTGTTCAGGGCACTTACGAAACCTTTGTAGCAGTAGGCAATAAACATTTTAGTGGCGATTTAACGGGTAAATGGATTTTAACTGCTGGTTTAGGGGGAATGGGCGGTGCTCAGCCACTGGCTGCCACTATGGCAGGGGCTTCAATGTTAGCAGTAGAATGCGACGAGAGCCGAATTGATAAGCGCCTGGAAACTCGCTACCTGGATTATAAAGTCAATAATCTCGATGAAGCCCTGCAAATGATGAATGATGCCACCAAGCAAGGCAAAGCCATTTCGGTGGGGTTATTAGGTAATGCAGCGGATATTTTCCCGGAATTAGTTGCTCGTGGTGTTACGCCAGATGTGGTGACGGATCAAACCAGTGCCCATGACCCACTTAATGGTTATTTACCTAAAGACTGGTCATTGGAATATGCCGATGAAATGCGCCAACAAGATCCACAAGCAGTGGTAAAAGCAGCAAAAGCTTCTATGGCAATTCACGTGAAAGCGATGCTGACGTTGCAGGAAAAAGGCGCTGCTACGTTGGATTATGGTAATAATATTCGGCAAATGGCGTATGAAGAGGGAGTGGAAAATGCCTTTGATTTTCCTGGTTTTGTCCCTGCGTATATTCGTCCATTATTTTGTGAAGGAATAGGGCCATTCCGTTGGGCGGCATTATCTGGAGACCCTGAAGATATTTATAAAACGGATGCCAAGGTAAAAGAATTAATTCCTGATAATCCACACCTGCATAACTGGCTAGATATGGCACGGGAAAAAATTCAGTTTCAAGGATTGCCTGCTCGTATTTGCTGGGTGGGTTTAAAAGATCGAGCAAGGTTAGCGCAAGCATTTAATGACATGGTTGCTAGTGGTGAATTAAAAGCCCCGGTTGTTATTGGCCGGGATCACTTGGACTCTGGCTCTGTTGCCAGTCCGAACCGTGAAACTGAAGGCATGTTGGATGGGTCTGATGCAGTATCAGACTGGCCACTACTGAATGCTTTATTAAATACCGCCGGCGGTGCCACTTGGGTCAGTCTTCATCATGGTGGTGGTGTTGGGATGGGCTTCAGTCAGCATGCGGGGGTGGTGATTGTGGCTGATGGTACCCAAGAAGCTAAAGCAAGACTCGGACGAGTGTTATGGAACGATCCAGGCACAGGTGTGATGCGCCATGCGGATGCAGGTTACCAAATTGCGGTCGACTGCGCTAAAGCGAATGGTCTTGATTTACCGATGTTAGAAGTAACTGTTAACAGCAAGCATGCTGAATAG
- a CDS encoding hybrid sensor histidine kinase/response regulator, whose amino-acid sequence MFFSTIKGKISAVFSCLVLIIIGVAVSSYWSVDKIQSLFDEYRDEDAVAFTMAGIKHQANTLHNTLLLYQATGEERHQREVFDLMTGLQRDINQVIESLEGERKANAKQISVQLLAYEQLFSQMALVQLEYGESITRAGYHFNRFFLAATSSLQRFNHNHSLDALIRQQQLLIMLHTQVVGLRLLVTSQNTLTSRISEQVDDWQLSSNVPAWQLIANDYMSEYDKLVSFQNSYRLLKKKLQQMTSELMTLVAEANQQTFAAMNYWQSQINQSVSWINTTVKWLVWLGILTGIMLALWMANSIAKPLEAIKRALVRLAEGQAEEKIPYLSRSDEIGDMAKAADVFKQANQKTQMLLNKTSILVTEQQNANAKLQQEIKERQRVEKALVKARQAAERASQYKSLFLANMSHEVRTPLGGVVGMLSLLQESELVEEQRGYVDSAMKSSEALLSILNDILDYSKIEAGKLTLQLAPFNLRHLVEDVVFLSAFRAAQKNINLQYVIAKHLPLHLVGDVGRIRQILTNFVTNAIKFTDKGHVLITVSGHCEFDEVILELNVEDTGCGIPQEQLDIIFAEYQQADQVGRGGTGLGLAITKKLIEIMWGQVKVSSEVGKGSCFSATLPLTICHEPLPVMKLSHAMAKGLMIDPDPINGKAVSLLVEALGAELLYVQQPTDVADVLRQCSEQVSFVLLNALWIEQTQSLISYLQSLPLLAKAPIIVLGPLGSLQAVDKYQANHCAGYLAYPIKLEELCRTLRQTSTKRFKLIERGKAVEESKASKAFEKLVNKQQLCVLLVEDNPVNQKVAAKMLEKLGCAVAVANNGQEGVTQWQQQSFDLVVMDCNMPVMDGYQATRRIRNLEQERTDSLHTTIIALTANAMKGERENCLSAGMDDYLTKPVKLVDLKRVVDQVAKEVVFSE is encoded by the coding sequence ATGTTTTTTAGTACGATCAAAGGAAAGATATCCGCTGTTTTTAGTTGTTTGGTATTAATCATCATTGGCGTTGCGGTTAGCAGTTATTGGAGTGTAGACAAGATCCAATCCCTTTTTGACGAATACCGCGATGAAGATGCGGTTGCTTTTACCATGGCGGGTATTAAGCATCAGGCTAATACGCTTCATAACACGCTCCTCCTTTATCAAGCTACCGGTGAAGAACGTCATCAGCGAGAAGTTTTTGATTTGATGACAGGGTTACAGCGAGATATTAATCAGGTGATAGAGAGCTTAGAGGGTGAGCGAAAAGCCAATGCTAAGCAAATTAGTGTACAGCTGTTAGCGTATGAACAGTTATTTAGCCAGATGGCGTTAGTGCAACTGGAATATGGTGAGTCAATCACTCGGGCGGGCTATCACTTTAATCGTTTTTTTCTTGCGGCTACCAGTAGCTTGCAGCGTTTCAATCATAATCACAGCCTGGATGCACTGATCCGCCAGCAGCAGTTGTTAATCATGTTGCATACCCAAGTAGTGGGGCTGCGTCTTCTGGTTACGTCGCAAAATACATTGACGAGTAGAATATCAGAGCAGGTAGATGATTGGCAGCTTAGTTCTAATGTGCCTGCCTGGCAGTTAATTGCTAATGATTATATGTCGGAATACGACAAGTTGGTTAGCTTTCAAAATAGCTATCGATTACTAAAGAAAAAACTACAACAGATGACGAGTGAGTTAATGACCCTTGTCGCTGAGGCAAACCAGCAAACGTTTGCTGCGATGAATTATTGGCAAAGTCAGATTAATCAGTCTGTCAGTTGGATTAATACGACAGTGAAATGGCTAGTATGGTTGGGGATTTTAACTGGAATTATGCTTGCGTTATGGATGGCAAATTCGATCGCTAAACCACTAGAGGCAATTAAAAGGGCGTTGGTGCGTTTAGCGGAAGGTCAGGCTGAAGAAAAAATTCCTTACCTAAGTAGAAGTGATGAAATTGGGGATATGGCCAAGGCGGCAGATGTATTTAAACAGGCTAATCAAAAAACCCAGATGTTATTAAATAAAACCAGCATTTTAGTGACGGAACAACAAAATGCTAATGCTAAGTTGCAGCAAGAAATTAAAGAACGGCAACGAGTTGAAAAAGCGTTGGTCAAGGCCAGGCAAGCAGCAGAACGGGCTAGTCAATATAAAAGCTTATTCCTAGCCAATATGAGTCATGAGGTTAGAACCCCCTTGGGTGGTGTTGTGGGGATGCTCTCTTTATTGCAGGAATCAGAGCTGGTAGAAGAGCAGCGCGGTTATGTTGACAGTGCAATGAAGTCATCAGAAGCTTTACTTTCGATACTTAATGACATTCTAGATTATTCAAAAATTGAAGCAGGTAAGCTGACATTGCAGTTAGCGCCATTTAATTTGCGACACTTAGTTGAAGATGTTGTATTTCTATCAGCGTTTAGAGCAGCACAAAAAAATATTAATTTGCAATATGTTATTGCCAAGCACTTGCCCTTACATTTAGTTGGTGATGTAGGAAGAATAAGACAGATATTGACGAACTTTGTTACGAATGCAATTAAATTTACTGATAAAGGCCATGTGTTAATTACGGTGTCTGGGCATTGTGAGTTTGATGAAGTTATTCTTGAACTGAATGTGGAAGACACTGGCTGTGGTATACCACAAGAACAGCTAGACATCATCTTTGCTGAATATCAGCAAGCAGATCAAGTGGGAAGAGGTGGCACTGGCCTGGGACTGGCGATTACGAAAAAGCTGATTGAAATTATGTGGGGGCAAGTTAAGGTTTCAAGCGAAGTAGGCAAAGGCTCTTGTTTTAGTGCTACTTTACCTTTAACCATTTGTCATGAGCCATTGCCTGTAATGAAGTTATCCCATGCTATGGCTAAAGGCTTAATGATTGACCCAGACCCTATCAATGGGAAAGCAGTATCATTATTAGTTGAGGCGCTGGGAGCTGAACTGTTGTATGTGCAACAGCCGACAGATGTTGCTGATGTGTTGCGGCAGTGCTCTGAACAGGTAAGCTTTGTTTTACTGAATGCTCTTTGGATTGAGCAAACGCAAAGCTTGATCAGTTACCTACAGTCATTACCCTTGTTGGCTAAAGCACCGATTATTGTATTAGGCCCTTTGGGTAGCTTACAAGCGGTAGATAAGTATCAAGCCAATCATTGTGCTGGCTATTTAGCTTATCCAATTAAGTTGGAGGAGCTTTGCAGAACACTAAGGCAGACCAGCACGAAGCGGTTTAAATTAATTGAGCGAGGGAAGGCTGTTGAGGAGAGTAAAGCATCAAAAGCTTTTGAGAAGCTAGTAAATAAACAGCAACTTTGCGTGTTATTGGTAGAGGATAATCCTGTTAATCAAAAAGTCGCGGCCAAGATGCTGGAAAAGCTAGGGTGTGCAGTTGCTGTGGCAAATAATGGTCAAGAGGGTGTAACTCAGTGGCAACAGCAGTCGTTTGATTTAGTGGTCATGGATTGCAATATGCCGGTAATGGATGGCTATCAGGCAACTCGAAGAATTCGAAACTTAGAGCAAGAGCGAACAGACTCTCTACATACAACAATCATAGCATTAACGGCAAATGCTATGAAAGGTGAGCGAGAAAACTGCTTATCCGCAGGAATGGATGATTACTTAACCAAGCCAGTTAAGCTAGTCGACTTGAAACGAGTGGTTGATCAGGTAGCAAAAGAGGTTGTTTTTAGCGAGTAG
- the hutG gene encoding formimidoylglutamase, which produces MYKPANMSLWQGRVDEFEGEAGLRWHQLIQPFKPEVAAGVAILGFASDAGVKRNQGRPGASQGPVNARQMLANLPNRLSRPVYDAGDIICTNDQLEFAQLTLACQVEMLLAARHFPLVIGGGHEVAWGSYQGLAKYAEGCHQQPVIGIINFDAHFDLRQDARPSSGTPFRQIAEYCQTQQTPFKYCCLGISEPSNTAALFNRAQQLEVSYRLDRDMNWQQLPAIEAQLDQFIQQCDWLYLTVCLDVFPSATAPGVSAPAVCGVELALIEHLIQNKIKPAIDANGFPKLKLTDIAEFNPEFDRDQQTARLVARLTDLITR; this is translated from the coding sequence ATGTATAAACCCGCCAATATGTCGCTTTGGCAAGGACGAGTGGATGAGTTTGAAGGTGAAGCTGGGCTGCGTTGGCATCAATTAATTCAGCCTTTTAAACCAGAGGTGGCTGCAGGTGTTGCTATCTTGGGTTTTGCCAGCGATGCGGGAGTAAAGCGTAATCAAGGCCGACCCGGTGCCAGCCAAGGGCCAGTTAATGCAAGACAAATGCTGGCGAATTTGCCTAATCGATTGTCCCGGCCAGTTTATGATGCGGGCGATATTATATGCACTAATGATCAGCTGGAATTTGCCCAATTAACCTTAGCCTGTCAGGTGGAAATGCTATTAGCAGCACGGCATTTTCCATTAGTGATTGGCGGTGGCCATGAAGTCGCCTGGGGTAGTTATCAGGGGCTAGCTAAATACGCTGAAGGCTGCCATCAACAGCCCGTCATTGGCATTATTAATTTTGATGCCCATTTTGATTTACGTCAGGATGCGAGGCCCAGCTCTGGAACGCCTTTTCGACAAATTGCCGAATACTGCCAAACCCAGCAAACCCCTTTTAAGTATTGCTGCTTAGGCATCAGTGAGCCTAGTAATACAGCTGCTTTATTTAATCGTGCTCAGCAGCTGGAAGTGAGTTATCGATTGGATCGAGACATGAACTGGCAACAATTGCCGGCTATTGAAGCCCAGCTTGACCAATTTATTCAGCAATGTGACTGGTTGTATCTCACCGTTTGTTTAGATGTTTTTCCATCTGCCACGGCACCTGGAGTAAGTGCTCCTGCAGTGTGTGGAGTGGAGTTAGCTCTGATAGAACATTTAATTCAAAACAAAATTAAACCTGCAATCGATGCTAATGGTTTTCCCAAACTTAAATTAACGGATATTGCAGAATTTAATCCGGAATTTGATCGTGACCAACAGACAGCAAGACTAGTGGCACGATTAACTGACTTAATAACACGATAA
- the hutH gene encoding histidine ammonia-lyase: protein MYQLTLNPGQLTLNTLRCVLQTPVNIQLAEEALPAIEKSNATVNKIVAEDRVVYGVNTGFGLLANTHIKKEELETLQRSLVLSHAAGTGNFMDDEVVRLMMVLKINSLARGFSGIRLEVINALTALLNKEVYPLIPAKGSVGASGDLAPLAHMSTVLLGEGEVRYQGERLSGAEGLKIAGLSPITLAPKEGLALLNGTQASTAFALAGLFAAEDLFSMAVVAGAMSVEAALGSRRPFDERIHLARGHQAQIDAAACYRDLLEHSDIEKSHQNCEKVQDPYSLRCQPQVMGACLQQIRDASKVLLTEANAVSDNPLVFSDDDEIISGGNFHAEPVAMAADNLALAIAEVGALSERRMALLIDSTLSKLPPFLVDNGGVNSGFMIAQVTSAALASENKSLAHPASVDSLPTSANQEDHVSMATYAGRRLIEMADNTAGILAVEWLAACQGIDFRAPLTTSPKLQEAHQLLRTEVSFYDKDRYFAPDIELAKQQIKSGQYRGFVSATIIPSYT from the coding sequence GTGTATCAATTAACATTAAACCCAGGCCAGCTTACGCTTAATACATTACGTTGTGTACTTCAGACGCCGGTTAATATTCAGCTGGCTGAAGAGGCCTTGCCTGCTATTGAAAAAAGTAATGCTACAGTCAATAAAATTGTGGCAGAAGATCGAGTGGTTTATGGGGTGAATACCGGTTTTGGTTTGCTGGCTAATACCCATATTAAAAAAGAAGAGCTGGAAACGTTACAGCGTAGTTTGGTGTTATCCCATGCAGCAGGCACAGGAAACTTCATGGATGATGAAGTGGTGCGGCTGATGATGGTACTGAAAATTAACAGCCTGGCCAGAGGGTTTTCTGGAATTCGCTTGGAAGTCATTAATGCACTGACTGCGTTACTTAATAAAGAAGTGTATCCACTGATTCCTGCTAAAGGTTCGGTAGGGGCGTCCGGGGATTTAGCACCTTTGGCTCATATGAGCACCGTCTTATTAGGGGAAGGGGAAGTACGCTATCAAGGCGAGCGACTTTCAGGGGCTGAAGGGTTAAAAATAGCAGGGCTTTCACCAATAACTTTGGCCCCCAAAGAAGGTTTGGCGTTGCTTAATGGTACTCAGGCATCAACAGCATTTGCGTTGGCAGGTTTATTTGCGGCAGAAGATTTATTTTCCATGGCGGTGGTGGCAGGTGCCATGTCAGTAGAAGCGGCTTTAGGTAGTCGTCGCCCGTTTGATGAGCGAATACATCTGGCTCGTGGTCATCAAGCACAAATTGATGCTGCAGCCTGTTATCGGGATTTATTGGAGCATAGCGACATTGAAAAATCCCACCAGAATTGCGAAAAGGTTCAGGACCCATACTCCTTGCGTTGTCAACCTCAGGTAATGGGTGCCTGTTTACAGCAAATTCGTGATGCTTCAAAAGTGTTATTAACTGAAGCGAATGCCGTGTCTGATAATCCACTGGTGTTTAGTGATGATGATGAAATTATTTCTGGCGGTAATTTCCATGCCGAACCCGTTGCCATGGCAGCCGATAATTTAGCCCTGGCGATTGCTGAAGTGGGGGCACTCTCTGAACGGCGGATGGCGTTGTTAATAGACAGCACATTAAGTAAGCTGCCACCCTTTTTGGTGGATAACGGTGGGGTGAACTCTGGGTTTATGATTGCCCAAGTGACTTCAGCTGCCTTGGCCAGTGAAAATAAATCTCTGGCGCATCCAGCGTCTGTGGATAGTTTACCAACCTCGGCTAATCAAGAAGATCATGTGTCAATGGCAACTTATGCAGGTAGACGACTCATTGAAATGGCTGACAATACAGCGGGTATTTTAGCGGTTGAATGGCTGGCGGCTTGTCAAGGTATTGATTTCAGAGCACCACTGACGACTTCACCTAAGCTGCAAGAAGCCCATCAGCTACTTAGAACAGAGGTGAGCTTTTACGACAAGGATCGTTATTTTGCTCCTGATATTGAGCTGGCCAAACAGCAGATAAAGTCGGGGCAATATCGAGGGTTTGTATCAGCCACTATCATACCAAGCTACACTTGA
- the gorA gene encoding glutathione-disulfide reductase — MTSSKYDYDLFVIGAGSGGVRASRMAASFGAKVAIAEDRYMGGTCVNVGCVPKKLYVYGSHFGEDIADGAGYGWQASEVSFEWTTLRDNKKQEISRLNGVYRNLLKNAGVKLIEGRASLADAHTVKVGKKKYTAERILIATGGWPYIPEFPGSEHAITSNEVFDLDKFPQRIIVVGGGYIAVEFAGIFAGLGAETHLIYRRDLFLRGFDQDIREFVRDEVAKKHVNLHFNTEIDKIEKLATDALVAHTNKGEQIAADVILYATGRKPNLHGLGLENVKVKLNGDGTIKVDDYFNSSESSIYAVGDVIGGPELTPVALAEGMALAKTLYLNQPTKVDYDNIPTAVFSQPNIATVGLTEEQAHERGYELEIYKASFRHLKHTLSGRDERTMMKLVVEKDSQKVLGCHMVGADAGEIIQGLAVAIKAGATKAVFDSTIGIHPTAAEEFVTMREPVSN; from the coding sequence ATGACTAGCTCAAAATATGATTATGATTTGTTTGTTATCGGTGCCGGCTCTGGTGGTGTAAGAGCCAGTCGTATGGCTGCAAGTTTTGGTGCCAAGGTTGCCATTGCTGAAGACCGTTATATGGGGGGCACCTGTGTTAATGTGGGCTGTGTTCCTAAAAAGCTTTATGTTTATGGTTCTCACTTTGGTGAAGATATTGCTGATGGAGCTGGCTATGGTTGGCAGGCTAGTGAAGTTTCATTTGAGTGGACGACATTGCGAGATAATAAAAAGCAAGAAATTTCTCGCTTGAATGGTGTTTATCGTAATTTACTTAAGAATGCTGGGGTGAAGTTAATTGAAGGTCGAGCCTCTCTGGCCGATGCACATACAGTTAAAGTGGGTAAGAAAAAATACACTGCTGAGCGTATTTTAATTGCCACTGGTGGATGGCCTTATATTCCTGAATTTCCTGGTAGTGAACATGCGATTACTTCTAATGAAGTTTTTGATTTAGATAAATTTCCTCAGCGTATTATCGTTGTTGGTGGTGGTTATATTGCGGTTGAATTTGCTGGTATTTTTGCTGGACTAGGGGCAGAAACGCATTTAATTTATAGACGTGACTTGTTTCTACGTGGTTTTGATCAAGACATTCGTGAGTTTGTGCGCGATGAAGTAGCTAAGAAGCATGTCAATCTACATTTCAATACTGAGATTGATAAAATTGAAAAGCTTGCTACCGATGCGTTAGTGGCACATACCAATAAAGGTGAACAAATTGCTGCTGATGTGATTTTATACGCCACTGGCCGTAAGCCTAATTTGCATGGGCTTGGTTTGGAAAATGTTAAAGTCAAACTAAATGGTGATGGCACAATAAAAGTGGATGATTACTTTAATAGTAGTGAGTCATCTATCTATGCTGTAGGTGATGTCATTGGTGGTCCAGAGCTTACCCCAGTTGCATTGGCAGAAGGAATGGCATTGGCCAAAACCCTTTATTTAAATCAGCCGACTAAAGTTGATTACGACAATATTCCAACCGCTGTATTTTCTCAGCCTAATATTGCTACTGTAGGACTCACTGAAGAGCAAGCCCACGAACGAGGTTATGAGCTGGAGATTTATAAAGCTAGCTTTCGGCACTTGAAGCACACGTTATCAGGCCGAGATGAGCGCACGATGATGAAGCTGGTAGTAGAGAAAGACTCACAAAAGGTATTAGGCTGCCATATGGTGGGAGCTGATGCTGGAGAAATTATTCAAGGCCTAGCTGTGGCGATTAAAGCAGGCGCTACCAAAGCTGTGTTTGATAGTACTATTGGTATTCACCCGACAGCTGCCGAAGAGTTTGTGACGATGCGTGAGCCCGTCAGCAATTAA